A window of Pararge aegeria chromosome 27, ilParAegt1.1, whole genome shotgun sequence genomic DNA:
gccatgcaaaCACCCAGGCAAACAGCCAGGCAACCAGCCAGGCAACCAGCCAGGCAGACTGTTAGGCTGAGAGCGAGGCAGCCAGCCAGGCAACCAGCTAGGCAGACTCCAGGCTGACAGCAAGGCAGCCAGTCAGGCAACCAGCTAGGCAGACAGCTAGGCTGACATCAACGCAGCCAGCCAGGCAAACAGCCAGGCAAACAGCCAGCCAGGCAGCCAGGCAGACAGCATTGCTGACAGCAAGGCAGCATGCTAGGCAGCCGGCATGGCAGCTAGCGAGTCAGCCAGCCAGGCAACCAGCTAGACAGACAGCTAGGCTGACAGCAAGGCAGCCAGCCTGGCAGCTAGCCATGGAAACAGCTAGGCAGACAGCATTGCTGACAGCAAGGCAGCTTGCTAGGCAGCCGGCATGGTAGCCAGCAAGGCAGCCAGCAAGGCAGCCAGCCAGGCGGCCAGGAAGTGAGCAAGGCTTAAAGCAAGGCAACCAGCCATGCAGCCAACCAGGAAGTCAGCCTAGCTGTCTGCCTAGCTGGTTGCCTGGCTGGCTGCCTCACTAGCTGCTATGCTGTTTGCCTGGCTGGCTGCCTGGCTGGCTGCTTTGCTGTCAGCCTAGCTGTCTGCCTAGCTGGTTGCCTGGCTGGCTGCCTTGTTGTCAGCCTAGCTGGCTGCCTAGCTGGTTGCCTGGCCGGCTGCCTCACTAGCTGCTTTGCTTTCAGCCTAGCTGTCTGCCTAGCTGGTTGCCTGGCTGGCTGCCTTACTAGCTGCTATGCTGTTTGCCTGGCTGGCTGCCTGGCTGGCTGCCTGGCTGGCTGCTTTGCTGTCAGCCTAGCTGTCTGCCTAGCTGGTTGCCTGGCTGGCTGGCTGCCTCATTAGCTGCTATGCTGTTTGCCTGGCTGGCTGCTTTGCTGTCAGCCTAGCTGTCTGCCTAGCTGGTTGCCTGGCTGGCTGCCTTGTTGTCAGCCTAGCTGTCTGCTTAGCTGGTTGCCTGGCTGTCTGCCTAGCTGGATGCCTGGCTGGCTGCCTCACATAGCTGACAACAAGGCAAACAGCATATCAGCTAGTGAGGCAGCCGGCCAGGCAACCAGCTAGGCAGCCAGCTTGGCTGAAAACTAGGCAGTCAGCCTGACAGTCAGCTTGGAACCCAGCCTGGCAGACAACAAAGCAGCTAGTTAGGGAGCCAGCCAGGCAACCAGCTAGGCAGACAGCTAGGCTGAAAGCTAGGCAGTCAGCCTGGCAGCCAGCCTGGCAGACAGCATAGCAGCCAGCCAGGCAACCAGCTAGGCAAACAGCTAGGCTGACAGCAAAGCAGCCAGCCAGGCAACCAGCTAGGCAAACAGCTAGGCAGACAGCTAGGCTGAAAGCAAGGTAGTCAGCCTGGCAGCCAGCCTGGCAGACAGCATAGCAGCCAGCCATGCAAACACCCAGGCAAACAGCCAGGTAGACAGCTAGGCTGAAAGCTAGGCAGTCAGCCTGGCAGCCAGCCTGGCAGACCGCATAGCGGCTAGTGAGGCAGCCAGCCAGGCAATCAGCTAGGCAGACAGCTTGGCTGACAACAAGGCAGTCAGCCTGGCAGCCAGCATAGCAGCCAGCCAGGCAACCAGCTAGGCAAACAGCTAGGCTGACAGCAAAGTAGCCAGCCTGGCAGACAGCTAGGCTGAAAGCTAGGCAGCCAGTCAGGCAACCAGCCAGGCAGCCAGTTAGGCAGCCAGCCAGGTAAATAGCTAGGCAGTCAGCTAGGCTGAAAGCTAGGCAGCCAGCTTGGCAGACTGCATAGCAGTAAATGAGGCAGCCAGCCAGGCAACCAGCTAGGCAAACAGTTAGGCAGACAGCTAGGCTGAAAGCAAGGTAGTCAGCCTGGCAGCCAGCCTGGCAGACAGCATAGCAGCCAGCCATGCAAACACCCAGGCAAACAGCCAGGTAGACAGCTAGGCTGAAAGCTAGGCAGTCAGCCTGGCAGACCGCATAGCGGCTAGTGAGGCAGCCAGCCAGGCAACCAGCTAGGCAGACAGCTAGGCTCACAGCAAAGCATCCAGCTAGGCAGCCAGCCAGGCAACCAGCTAGGCAGACAGCTTGGCTGACAACAAGGCAGTCAGCCTGGCAGCCAGCATAGCAGCCAGCCAGGCAACCAGCTAGGCAAACAGCTAGGCTGACAGCAAAGCAGCCAGCCTGGCAGACAGCTAGGCTGAAAGCTAGGCAGCCAGTCAGGCAACCAGCTAGGCAGACAGCTAGGCTGACAGCAAAGCAGCCATCCAGGCAGCCAGCCAGGCAGCCAGTTAGGCAGCCAGCCAGGTAAATAGCTAGGCAGACAGCTAGGCTGAAAGCTAGGCAGCCAGCTTGGCAGACTGCATAGCAGTAAATGAGGCAGCCAGCCAGGCAACCAGCTAGGCAGACAGCTAGGCTGACAGCAAAGCAGACAGCTAGGCTGACAACAAAGCAGACAGCTAGGCTGACAGCAAAGCAGACAGCTAGGCTGAAAGCAAGGCAACCAGCCATGCAAACACCCTAGCAAACAGCTAGGCAGACAGCTAGGCTGAAAGCTAGGCAGTCAGCCTGGCAGACAGCATAGCAGCCAGCCAGCCAGGCAACCAGCTAGGCAGACAGCTAGGCTGACAGCAAAGCAGCCAGCCAGGCAAACAACCAGGCAGACAGCTAAGCTGAAAGCTAGACAGTCAACCTGGCAGCCAGCATAGCAGCTAGTGAGGCAGTCAGCCAGGCAACCAGCTAGGCAGACAGCAAAGCAGCCAGCCAGGCAACCAGCTAGGCAAACAGCTAGGCAGACAGCTAGGCTGAAAGCAAGGTAGTCAGCCTGGCAGCCAGCCTGGCAAACAGCATAGCAGCCAGCCATGCAAACACCCAGGCAAACAGCCAGGTAGACAGCTAGGCTGAAAGCTAGGCAGTCAGCCTGGCAGCCAGCCTGGCAGACCGCATAGCGGCTAGTGAGGCAGCCAGCCAGGCAACCAGCTAGGCTCACAGCAAAGCATCCAGCTAGGCAGCCAGCCAGGCAACCAGCTAGTCAGCCAGCCAGGCAACCAGCTAGGCAGACAGCTTGGCTGACAAGGCAGTCTGCCTGGCAGCCAGCATAGCAGCCAGCCAGGCAACCAGCTAGGCAAACAGCGAAGCAGCCAGCCTGGCAGACAGCTAGGCTGAAAGCTAGGCAGTCAGTCAGGCAACCAGCTAGGCAGACAGCTAGGCTGACAGCAAAGCAGCCATCCAGGCAGCCAGCCAGGCAGCCAGTTAGGCAGCCAGCCAGGTAAATAGCTAGGCAGACAGCTAGGCTGAAAGCTTGGCAGACAGCATAGCAGTAAATGAGGCAGCCAGCCAGGCAACCAGTTAGGCAGACAGCTAGGCTGACAGCAAAGCAGACAGCTAGGCTGACAGCAAAGCAGACAGCTAGGCTGACAGCAAAGCAGACAGCTAAGCTGAAAGCTAGACAGTCAACCTGGCAGCCAGCATAGCAGCTGGTGAGGCAGCCAGCCAGGCAACCAGCTAGGCAGACAGCTAGGCAGACAGCAAAGCAGCCAGCCAGGCAAACAGCATAGCAGCTAGTGAGGCAGCCAGGCAGGCAACCAGGCAACCAGCCAGGCAGACAGGTAGGCTGACAGCCATTCAAACACTGAGGCAAACAGCCAGGCTGTGAACAATCAATAGACAATGTTCCAATTTGGAACATTGTCTATTGATTACTAAAAATTAGATTCGGTCATGTCCCGATCATTATCGAAGGGGCTAAAATAAACTCACTTAAATATAGTTTGTTATTAATCTAAAGTGTAAAAAACTGAGGTGTCTGAGGTCGTAAGTCTGCCGACGGGAGGTATTGCACATAAACAAGCACGGTGCGCTCTGGGCAAACAGGTAGGAGTTCTCTAGTCGCCTTGTACGATACCCGTGGACAGAGGTGGAGCTGGTGACAACTTTTTCTGCTGCTGCTGATCTGCCATCACTtcaatatatatgtagtatcatcatcatcatatctatcGATAGACGTCTATCGATTGATCGATTGATAGGACTTTTATAGGGTTCCAAAATTCcaattacatttatataaaatgtattagtgTATAGTTACTATATGCGTATGTATGTCTAGCTACGCGACAATAGTCTAGCGTAtacgagcatgtcgaggtcatcggtgacgcgaaACCATAGGTTTCAACCGAAACTCGATCAACGCGGTTCAGAGGACCGATCATTCTCAAATAACTAAAAGTTTAAAAGGACATACTTAGATATATATGTGTAAacaactcttttctcgagttcatatatcgaaccttaTCTTAAAGTCGCCAATGTTTTTCTTAAAGTCACCATCGCTTACTACTACATAagagtgacatttaaaaaacatatttaagagtttattttaagaagaaattatttgattttaaagacttgagtaagggctttaaatgtttcttgtattttcacagaaacgctatttcgtctttatttcaactacccattgaagggagtattataaacattattatatttgtataaggTAGGTGACGTACTCTTGCCAGAATTATTGtatatacctaataacaatatatatgacattaataaatatttaaaaaaatttattactgtGTTTGGTAATTTATGCCCAATATTTCTGTTGATGGGGTCAGCGGGTTTTAAATAAGATAAGAAAGATAAAATGCCCCGTCGCGTCGTCCCCGTTATATaatgtgtaacggaattacgaaatactgttcaaGGGGTCCACAAGTGTGAAAGAAACCTCcctttcataaggaatcaccccgtaaaaatataaaatcaaaagatgcATATACATTTTtcgatacaaactaattcaataaAGTGAAACGAGTCACTTCACTTTAATAAGTACTTTGCATTAAATTTTAGGGCTGTATGTAAacattcagtaaaaactatggcagtttactcaaaaactattggcgtttcggttttacagataagtctcagagacagtataaATAATGTAGCTCCGTAGCCTCtgcagtattatttcggtttcatTTACGTACGAGTATATTtgagtgtgatgaacatgaatgtttttcagtgtctgggtgtttatctgtatattataagtatttatgtgtattatattcataaaaaaaatattcatcagctaacttagtacccattacacaagctacgcttactttgagactagatggcgatgtgtgtattgtcgtagtatatttatttatttatttacaccgaCTTTATCAAGGGGCTCTTTCGGGTGGAAATGGCACGCCAGTGCGGAAGGCGCGGTGGAAAAATGCTACGAGCCAAAAGGACtggaaaaatatgtaaacacTTGCCCTGATCAAAGTTTGCTGCATTGTGTTGTGGATATAGATTCACAGCATATTGTAcagacaataaattaattttaagccTGAacaaatgtaaacatataactaaaaaaaatactagcagCAATTTTACGTATTTACTTTGTGGAGTTAGTCtggaaaaaaattgatttaattaaagacCTAGGAATAACCTTGGACAGTAAACTACACCTAGATTCacatgtcataaatattataaataaagcttataaaatgTGCGGTTTTATAATGAGAtctagtaataattttaaacgcgcCACAACGTATATACACCTGTATAAGTCATTAGTACGTTCACAAATAGAATACGCCGTTTGTATCTGGAACCCTTATTATGACAAGTATAATAAGAGCCTTGAgcctgtacaaaaaaaaaatttacgcaGATTGCATTACAAATGTACTAAGAGTTACCTCTCGTATGACCAACTgcttaaaaaaagtataacctACTCGACCTTAAGTCTAGACGAAAACAACTGGAAGCGATGCTCTTATATGACTTATGTCATAATAAATATGACTGTATTACCTTAACCCGAAAACT
This region includes:
- the LOC120635537 gene encoding uncharacterized protein LOC120635537, yielding MAGCLAFSLAVCFAVSLAVCFVVSLAVCFAVSLAVCLAGCLAGCLIYCYAVCQAGCLAFSLAVCLAIYLAGCLTGCLAGCLDGCFAVSLAVCLAGCLTGCLAFSLAVCQAGCFAVSLAVCLAGCLAGCYAGCQADCLVVSQAVCLAGCLAGCLAGCFAVSLAVCLAGCLAGCLTSRYAVCQADCLAFSLAVYLAVCLGVCMAGCYAVCQAGCQADYLAFSLAVCLTVCLAGCLAGCLIYCYAVCQAGCLAFSLADCLAIYLAGCLTGCLAGCLTGCLAFSLAVCQAGYFAVSLAVCLAGCLAGCYAGCQADCLVVSQAVCLADCLAGCLTSRYAVCQAGCQADCLAFSLAVYLAVCLGVCMAGCYAVCQAGCQADYLAFSLAVCLAVCLAGCLAGCFAVSLAVCLAGCLAGCYAVCQAGCQADCLAFSLAVCLAGCLAGSLTSCFVVCQAGFQADCQADCLVFSQAGCLAGCLAGCLTS